The genome window TTCTCTGCGCCATCAAGATCACCTAACTTTTCTAATCCACTTATCATACAATGATAGCTTGAATTGTTATACTTAGCTCTTCTCTTGTATTTATCCCATACACGATACAAATCATCTTTCTTTCCCATACTAGCATAGAGAGTAAGGAGTATGTCAACAGCAAGCGTTGCCCTTTTCCCCCTGATTAGGTGCTCGCATTTCTTCAATGCCGCGGAAGCCTTTTCTATATCACCAGCTTTCAGGTATCCCTTGGCAGCAACTGTATAAGGACTCCAATCAATCAGCAGTGGATCAGCTTCCATTTTCATCAGAAGCTTCTCCATCTCCTCAACATCTGGAACAGATGCATATGCATTTAAGAGGATATTGTAGGTAATCACGTTACCAACAATTCCCTTGTCTTCCATCTCTAGCATAAGTGAGTTTAGCTTGTCAAGATCTCCCATTTTAGCATAAAGGGTCATCAGAACATTGTACGCCACTGTGCCAGCATAGCCCAACTCCTTCAGCTTTTGCATGGTATCTTCTGCTTTTTTTAAGCATTTTGCATCAGCATAGACGTTCAAGAGAGCGCCATATACCCGGTAGGTTCTTAAATTATCTGGAACGCTAGCGAAATACTTCTCTGCGGCTTTCACACCATgggattttgataccaaatccAGTTGGACTGCAACATCTCCAGACAATATATCAAAATGCTTGGACTTGTTAATCCACTCATAAATCTGCAATGGTATAAAAAGCAGAAATCAAGCATCCACTAGAGCTATTTGGTATTTGAACCTATACAcaagttagaaaaaaaaaacaaagtaaAATATGCAACCTGGTCTTTTTTTTTCCTTGGTTCGCCAAACGGCTGGTGGTTTAAACAAAAATAGGGCTGATTAATACAGACTTGATGTGGGTGAATTAGGGATTTCTCTAGTTATATCAACATTAAACTGATTCAGTTGAAATATTTATACAAGGATTGAATATGCTAGTTTACGAGGTATCCGTTACAAAGTCAAGTTGTACAGAGGAGTTCATCAATAATCAGAAAGGAAAAAAAGACAAGTTGTATGGAGGATAATAGTTTAATTCATGTATAGTTTTAAATCCGCCTTCCAGAGCTGGTTGACTAATCGAATCAAATGCTCTTTTTCATTTTAAGAAGAATACAGAGGAAAGGCAGGAACAGAGAGGACTCTTTTAGGACTGACTCTAAGAATACTTAAAAGTTCACAATCAGACAAGTACAGCAACTCTGCAAAAGCTCATCACTCTTAAATTTCGAATTGATGTAAATGTATTTGTATTTGTTCGAACAAAGAAAACATTCACAATGTATATTTTTAATAGCAATAATAATTTTTAGGATGCATATTATTTATGAAAATAGCACAGATCATTCTATACGGATTAATGGATAGATATACGTATTCTAATGCTAACAGTACATCGTTATGCATGACTTTGTGTGTCTCGATATAAAAAAGACTATTTATTGTGTATATAGATGTTTATAAGTATCATTTTGAATGCTGACAAAATCTTCATATGGTCCTTGTATGAGTATCAGAAAGAAAATCCATGCAGATATAACTTAACCTATCGGCAAATATATGTAAGAAATAGAGATGCCATAATAGAGATGCCATACATTCTTTAAAATAAAATCTGCTTAGATGTAGAGAATACTATACATGTCTAAGTTGACAGGTTGAGACCGTATTGATGTCAAAGTCCCAGCACTTTATTTCCCATAAGAAGTAGCATATAACGCTAAATTTTTTATAGTAACACATTTTACTAACAAACTTATGCACACATCTTTCCCCTTTTTATTTTTATGGCATGTCGATATGCCGTATGTGGTAGTCTTATCGAGGCTTCACATGCTGTATGCCCATGACCTAAAAAATGTCTCAACACAAATGTGCCATTAAGAATTTACCAAAACCAAGATACGTTCTTTCATATATGACATGTTTAATAAGTACAGTATTTGGGTCAAGGCATACTCATGAATTCTCAAGTGGCATCCTGGATAACACACATTTCTATGTTTTGTTTCAAAAGAACTTGCAACTATAATTTAACACCTATAAGATGATCAGACATATTGATAGAAAGACTTTTTCTATTGAAGGCAGCATGTCtggaaagatataataatatggaCAGAAAACATGAAAATTCACACGGAAACCCGCAATAACTTTAAAAGTAGaggttttctttttcatttcacttAGCACAAGTCAACTGTTTTTCGTACTCTTGGGTCAGCACCATAAAATTCGTGAAACTAGTAGACCTGCTTGGATCCAATTCTAAGACAAATAACTACAGAGACTGGGGAGTCATTTTTTATTCATGTCAAGAACATATTAGTATCGAATTGCTTAAAATACAGTATAAGCAAATGATAATTTAGGTGATACCAACTGTTGGAATTAAACTAGTTAACTAAATAGGAATAAGAGTGAAATCTAGATAACCTTTAATTCACCAAAAATGCAAATTTTAAGCATTCGACTAATGAACCAGAATACAATGGATGGACATTGAGGATTTATGTAGCTGGTTCCAACTGATTTTAGACTGATGCATAGTTGCTTGAAGATTGATAGGTAGTTCTTCGGCTAACATAGTTGCTTGCAGATTGATAGATAGTTCTTCAGCTGAAGTGCTTCTAGAGATAGAACACTCTACTCTTAGGCGTTAGTCTTAATATCATCACCACGACAAATTCACTAGCAAATGGCATATGAAAGCAACACATCCAATTTAAGCATCCTCCTAAAGAAAAGGTAATCAATTGCTTTCCCCGGCGAGAAGGATTAAAAGGAGTCTTACTACTTTATGCATCCTCCTAAAGAAAAGGTAATCAAAGAGAAGTCTTTAAATCCCTATAGTCATAGCTACAAACAATCACACCAATTTAATGTCCAAACGGAGTTGCCTCAACAAATTAACAATAAAGCAAATTACTGCAGTCCAATAAAATTCCACCTAGGTAAGATCCACAGAACATAGCTTTAGTCTTAAGCTTCGTATAAAAAGGATAAAGGTTGACAACCAACATGAAGATAGTCAAACTATGATGAATTCTTGAATACTGGCGATTGAAGCTAATCGATAGATATTGCAGTCCAACAAAGAGGCAGGTTAACCAGAACATTGCACTATGCCTATACAATGTGAAAGAGATTCCCTTTTGGTGTTTTCTTCACTTGTATATACCTCAGCTTTTAATACAATGACCTTTTTATCAAAAGAATGAGATTATTCAGTCTTTTTCCTATCAACAAGTTCCTTCAATGAATTTTATAAGATGAACCAGAACAACAGACCAAATTGAAAGACCCCCCGTCCCCCGGAAAAACATATATCAAGTATTCCAGACTTTGTTTGACAATATTTCCTTATTCGTCCACTCCAATACAAATGACCCATTTCTATATTTCATTAATGAAaaagcttttataatcacacaaatatcaCGCATGTTCAAGAGCACAAATTTTATAAGATCTTCATTTGTTTCTTAAAACTTCTTGCAGTCAAACTATGCCAAACAAATTGGAACAAAGGGAGTATGAATTTACAAATTAATCCGTGGCATTATCTTAAGTAAAAACAAAGATTAATAAAAAAGACCTGAAGGGCATGATTGAAGCGGCGGTAAGCTCTAAGCTGTTTGGCGATAATCTGGAGATCTTCATGCTTAAGAGGCTTTTCTTCACTAACCCACTGGTCCAGTACTGGTATGACCGAAGCACTAGAGCTTGTCGAATACAGTAGCTTGTGGTACAGAGTATCCTTTGGAGACGAGGCTGGGGTGGTATCCGAACCTTTATCTTTTTTAGGAATAAATAAGGAGGCTAGGGTTTCAGGTTCAGTAGAGTATGAGGAAACCCTAACATAACTAGTGGAGCTGAATTTCCACCATGATTTCAGAC of Nicotiana tomentosiformis chromosome 7, ASM39032v3, whole genome shotgun sequence contains these proteins:
- the LOC104118018 gene encoding pentatricopeptide repeat-containing protein At2g20710, mitochondrial-like; this encodes MVKLIQQSVRGLKSWWKFSSTSYVRVSSYSTEPETLASLFIPKKDKGSDTTPASSPKDTLYHKLLYSTSSSASVIPVLDQWVSEEKPLKHEDLQIIAKQLRAYRRFNHALQIYEWINKSKHFDILSGDVAVQLDLVSKSHGVKAAEKYFASVPDNLRTYRVYGALLNVYADAKCLKKAEDTMQKLKELGYAGTVAYNVLMTLYAKMGDLDKLNSLMLEMEDKGIVGNVITYNILLNAYASVPDVEEMEKLLMKMEADPLLIDWSPYTVAAKGYLKAGDIEKASAALKKCEHLIRGKRATLAVDILLTLYASMGKKDDLYRVWDKYKRRAKYNNSSYHCMISGLEKLGDLDGAEKIFAEWEANRVHFDMKIPNLLITAYCKKGHMEKAISIIDELLESGKQPNGSTWNRLALGYCVQNEMEKAVETMKKAILASRPGWKPHFHSLASCVKYLQSKGDTQREGELKDLLRVRGLFPEEVERGLKKYIEIGNRMSEALDETNLEEACLQ